In the Mauremys mutica isolate MM-2020 ecotype Southern chromosome 13, ASM2049712v1, whole genome shotgun sequence genome, one interval contains:
- the LOC123348527 gene encoding olfactory receptor 10A4-like, whose translation MMTYSASDPGENQTISDVFILVGFSYLNKLQIVLFLLLLVIYLVTLIGNLLVILLIKLNPSLHIPMYFFLVNLSFLEICYTSSVVPQLLVHLLVEQKTISIVGCAVQMYVFTIMGLTECCLLAVMAYDRYIAICNPLHYSTIMSGRVCAQLAGASWIIGISVEVAQTTWIFRLPFCGSNRIHHFFCDIPPVVKMSCTDTSKNEIMVFTVSVLFIMSPFLLIILSYSCIISTTLKLQSAEGRRKAFSTCSSHLMVVTLFYGTALITYLRPKSSSTPESDLIISLMNTIVAPVLNPIIYTLKNREVKGAFRKTVEKSISSHKQRN comes from the exons ATG ATGACCTATTCTGCGAGTGACCCTGGAGAGAACCAGACCATCTCCGATGTGTTCATCCTGGTGGGGTTTTCATACCTTAACAAGCTGCAAATCGTTCTATTTCTGTTGCTTCTGGTCATCTACCTGGTCACCCTGATAGGGAACCTGCTTGTTATCCTCCTTATAAAGCTAAACCCCTCACTTCACatccccatgtatttcttcctggtgAACCTGTCATTCTTGGAAATCTGCTACACCAGCAGTGTGGTCCCTCAGCTGCTGGTTCACCTCCTGGTGGAGCAAAAGACCATCTCTATTGTGGGCTGTGCAGTCCAGATGTACGTCTTCACCATCATGGGCCTGACGGAATGCTGCCTCCTAGCAGTCATGGCATACGATCGCTACATAGCCATATGCAACCCCTTGCACTACAGCACCATCATGAGTGGTCGGGTGTGTGCACAGCTCGCAGGTGCTTCATGGATCATCGGCATCTCAGTGGAAGTAGCTCAGACCACGTGGATCTTCCGCTTACCCTTTTGTGGCTCCAACCGCATCCACCACTTCTTCTGCGACATCCCACCAGTGGTGAAGATGTCATGCACGGACACATCCAAAAATGAGATTATGGTTTTCACTGTGTCAGTGCTGTTCATCATGAGCCCTTTCCTGCTGATAATCCTGTCCTACAGCTGCATTATTTCCACCACCCTTAAGCTCCAGTCTGCGGAGGGAAGgcgtaaagccttctccacctgctcctcccacctcatggTGGTGACTTTGTTCTATGGAACAGCCCTTATCACCTATCTCAGGCCAAAGTCTAGCTCCACCCCAGAGAGTGATCTAATCATTTCCCTCATGAACACAATTGTGGCCCCAGTGTTGAACCCCATAATATACACGCTGAAGAACAGAGAGGTGAAGGGAGCCTTTAGAAAAACAGTAGAGAAGAGCATCTCTTCACACAAACAGAGAAATTAG